A single region of the Rhodospirillales bacterium genome encodes:
- the pip gene encoding prolyl aminopeptidase: MDATYCRDRLFPSIQPNETGMLPVGGQHVLYWEQCGNPKGAPIVFLHGGPGAGASPTHRRFFDPDHYRIIIFDQRGCGRSRPYAEIRENTTDHLVSDLEALRRVLGIDRWILFGGSWGSTLALAYGARWPERCAGFILRGVFFGTRREVDWFLFGMSMFFPEAHREFVDFLPEAERHDVLANYHRRLIDPDPGVHGPAALNWARYESACSNLLPRPSASPVRGGDVSALALARIEAHYFKHDLFLPESYIAQAVASITNVPATIIQGRYDMICPATTAYALARHWSHAHYVVVPAAGHSALEPGILAALVQATEGMKSL; the protein is encoded by the coding sequence ATGGACGCAACTTATTGTCGTGACAGGCTGTTCCCCAGCATTCAGCCGAACGAGACAGGGATGCTGCCGGTTGGCGGCCAGCACGTTTTGTACTGGGAGCAATGCGGAAATCCGAAAGGAGCACCCATCGTGTTCCTGCATGGAGGTCCGGGCGCGGGAGCGTCTCCTACGCACCGGAGGTTTTTCGATCCCGACCACTATCGCATCATCATATTCGACCAAAGGGGCTGTGGGCGTTCGAGACCCTATGCCGAGATTCGCGAAAACACGACCGACCATCTTGTTTCCGATCTTGAAGCATTGCGACGGGTGTTGGGAATTGATCGATGGATCCTGTTCGGGGGATCATGGGGATCGACGCTTGCTCTCGCCTACGGCGCTAGATGGCCGGAACGCTGCGCAGGCTTCATTCTGCGCGGCGTGTTCTTCGGGACACGCCGCGAAGTGGATTGGTTCCTGTTCGGAATGAGCATGTTTTTTCCAGAGGCGCACCGGGAATTCGTGGACTTTCTTCCGGAGGCCGAACGACACGACGTGCTCGCCAACTACCACAGGCGCCTCATCGATCCGGATCCCGGCGTCCACGGGCCGGCAGCACTGAACTGGGCACGTTATGAAAGCGCCTGCTCCAATCTGTTGCCCCGGCCTTCCGCGTCCCCGGTTCGCGGCGGAGATGTTTCGGCGCTCGCACTGGCGCGTATCGAAGCCCATTACTTCAAGCACGACCTTTTTTTGCCGGAAAGCTACATTGCGCAGGCGGTGGCAAGCATCACCAATGTTCCGGCAACGATCATACAAGGCCGCTATGACATGATTTGTCCGGCGACAACTGCGTACGCTCTGGCCCGACATTGGTCACACGCCCATTATGTCGTCGTTCCAGCGGCCGGACACTCCGCGTTGGAACCCGGTATTCTTGCGGCCTTGGTGCAAGCGACTGAGGGCATGAAAAGTCTGTAG
- a CDS encoding MaoC family dehydratase N-terminal domain-containing protein: MIDKKHIGLTTPPMTFDVEKGRLRFFAKATGQTDPVYVDEAAAERAGYGAIPAPPTFGFCLEMETNSLWDNIETMGVPVGKILHGSQTFKYHKPICAGDRITFETKVSNIFDKKGGALEFITENSTGKNEDGTVVIELERVIVVRN, from the coding sequence ATGATCGACAAGAAGCACATAGGTCTGACCACGCCGCCCATGACGTTCGATGTCGAGAAGGGCCGGCTGCGGTTTTTCGCCAAAGCGACAGGGCAGACTGATCCCGTATACGTCGACGAGGCGGCCGCGGAAAGGGCTGGCTATGGGGCAATCCCGGCACCACCCACGTTCGGTTTCTGTCTGGAGATGGAAACAAACTCACTTTGGGACAACATTGAGACAATGGGAGTGCCAGTCGGAAAAATCCTGCACGGCTCGCAAACATTCAAGTACCATAAACCCATATGCGCAGGTGACCGGATCACGTTCGAAACAAAAGTGTCGAATATCTTCGACAAGAAGGGCGGTGCCCTGGAATTCATAACGGAGAATTCAACCGGCAAGAACGAGGACGGAACCGTCGTTATTGAGCTTGAGCGCGTTATTGTTGTTCGTAATTGA
- a CDS encoding MaoC family dehydratase gives MTKVDYAGLKIGDEPIHLEMEPISRKTLALYAGASGDHNPMHIDIDYARQAGEKDVFAHGMLIMAYLAKSVTDWVPQSALRSFSTRFTAITRVGEKIICKGKIVDMQEEGGEKRVRLDLSATNESGESKAAGEAVVAL, from the coding sequence ATGACCAAGGTCGACTACGCAGGTCTGAAGATCGGTGACGAACCCATTCACCTGGAAATGGAGCCCATCTCACGGAAGACCTTGGCGCTCTACGCGGGAGCTTCGGGAGATCACAACCCCATGCACATCGATATCGACTACGCCCGGCAAGCGGGGGAGAAGGACGTTTTTGCCCACGGGATGTTGATCATGGCTTACTTAGCTAAGTCTGTTACGGATTGGGTGCCGCAATCAGCCCTCCGCTCCTTCAGCACGCGCTTTACGGCGATCACGCGCGTTGGTGAAAAGATCATTTGCAAGGGCAAGATCGTCGACATGCAGGAAGAAGGCGGCGAAAAACGTGTCCGGCTGGATCTCAGCGCGACGAATGAAAGCGGGGAATCCAAAGCTGCGGGAGAGGCCGTCGTCGCCCTGTGA
- the phaC gene encoding class III poly(R)-hydroxyalkanoic acid synthase subunit PhaC, with translation MKNFPIQIRQDDAAREMASIERKVLSGMQELSKLKDEDVDIGSTPKDVVYERETWKLYHYHPTVAEKDVHPIPMLIIPPLINGYEVADLQPDRSLVRNFLAEGIDVYLLNWGYPKRCDMYLSWDDYVCDFIDDAVDFIRKDRGLESINLFGICQGGTMSVCYCALFPEKIKSLTLTVTPIDFSRGKVEGKPHVGLLFEMGRNADVDLMRDAFGLIPADVLNVSFLMASPFTLMFGKYADMVDILDNREALLNFLRMEKWLFGGPGVSGEAYRQLVRTFLQGNALVNGELELDGQKVDLKNITMPILNIYAERDHLVPPPCTTALGEHVGNKDGYEELCIKTGHIGIYTGGASQKILAPTAAKWIKEHN, from the coding sequence ATGAAAAACTTCCCCATACAAATCCGACAGGATGACGCAGCCCGGGAGATGGCGTCGATCGAGCGTAAGGTGCTGTCGGGTATGCAGGAACTCTCCAAGCTTAAAGATGAAGACGTCGACATAGGCAGCACGCCGAAGGACGTCGTATACGAGCGGGAGACTTGGAAGCTTTATCACTATCACCCGACAGTTGCGGAAAAGGACGTTCATCCAATCCCGATGCTCATCATTCCGCCTCTGATCAACGGATACGAAGTCGCAGACTTACAGCCGGACCGTTCTCTCGTGAGAAATTTCCTTGCTGAGGGGATTGACGTGTACCTGCTCAACTGGGGGTACCCCAAGCGTTGTGACATGTACCTGAGTTGGGACGACTACGTTTGTGATTTCATTGACGACGCGGTCGACTTCATCCGCAAAGACCGCGGTTTGGAATCGATCAACTTGTTCGGTATCTGTCAGGGCGGCACGATGTCGGTGTGCTATTGCGCGCTGTTCCCCGAAAAGATCAAATCTTTGACGCTGACGGTCACACCGATCGATTTCTCTCGCGGCAAGGTCGAAGGCAAGCCTCATGTCGGGCTGCTCTTCGAAATGGGCCGAAATGCCGATGTTGACTTGATGCGCGACGCATTCGGTTTGATCCCCGCCGATGTCTTGAATGTGTCATTTTTGATGGCGTCGCCGTTCACGTTGATGTTCGGGAAATACGCCGACATGGTCGACATCCTGGACAATCGAGAAGCACTGCTGAACTTTTTGAGAATGGAGAAATGGCTGTTCGGCGGCCCCGGCGTGTCGGGTGAAGCTTACAGGCAACTGGTCCGGACGTTCTTGCAAGGCAATGCCCTGGTCAACGGCGAACTTGAGCTGGATGGACAAAAGGTTGATCTGAAGAACATTACCATGCCGATCCTCAACATCTACGCCGAGAGGGATCACCTGGTGCCGCCACCGTGTACGACGGCGCTGGGCGAGCATGTCGGCAACAAGGACGGTTACGAGGAGCTCTGCATCAAGACCGGGCACATCGGCATCTACACCGGCGGTGCATCGCAAAAAATCTTGGCGCCAACCGCCGCGAAGTGGATCAAGGAACACAACTGA
- a CDS encoding alpha/beta hydrolase: protein MPGPGRLDLDDRQLEYRWVPAAHANPNHPVLVFLHEGLGCTASWRHFPIQVVQQTGHSAFVYSRAGYGTSSSVSLPRPLHYMHDEGLDVLPRLLDKLQFESVILIGHSDGASIALIHAGGYRGNAASRVSGIVALAPHVFNEDVSVASIREAACAYRDGDLRDKLKRLHGDNVDCAFWGWNEAWLHPRFLAWNIEEYLPGVSVPVLIIQGLDDQYGTAAQYRAIEAQCGGKVDVLVVDDCGHSPHREQTVITLTAITNFVRRLVDQRRT, encoded by the coding sequence ATGCCCGGTCCGGGCAGGCTCGACCTGGACGACAGACAGTTGGAGTACCGCTGGGTACCAGCGGCACACGCCAATCCAAACCACCCAGTCCTGGTTTTCCTGCACGAGGGGCTCGGATGTACCGCGAGCTGGCGCCACTTCCCCATCCAAGTTGTCCAGCAAACGGGACACAGCGCCTTTGTGTACAGCCGCGCCGGGTACGGCACCTCCTCGTCGGTTTCGCTTCCTCGTCCGCTCCATTACATGCATGACGAGGGACTTGATGTTTTGCCACGACTTCTGGATAAACTGCAGTTTGAAAGCGTCATACTTATCGGCCACAGCGACGGCGCGTCGATCGCGCTCATCCATGCTGGCGGCTACCGGGGCAACGCGGCTTCGCGCGTCAGCGGAATTGTGGCGTTGGCGCCTCACGTCTTCAACGAAGACGTCAGCGTCGCCAGCATTCGTGAAGCAGCCTGTGCCTACCGTGACGGCGACTTGCGGGACAAGCTGAAACGACTTCACGGCGATAACGTGGATTGCGCCTTTTGGGGATGGAACGAAGCGTGGCTACATCCGCGCTTCCTCGCCTGGAACATCGAGGAGTATCTACCCGGCGTGTCGGTGCCTGTCTTGATAATCCAGGGACTGGACGATCAATACGGAACAGCCGCGCAATACCGGGCGATCGAAGCGCAGTGCGGGGGAAAGGTCGATGTTCTGGTGGTGGACGACTGCGGCCACTCGCCGCATCGCGAGCAGACGGTTATCACCCTTACTGCGATCACGAACTTCGTGCGGCGGCTGGTGGATCAGCGACGCACGTGA
- a CDS encoding glutamine--tRNA ligase/YqeY domain fusion protein, with amino-acid sequence MDQLQEKADMRRDFIRDIVRADLAAGRCNTVVTRFPPEPNGYLHIGHAKSICLNFGIAGEFDGRCHLRFDDTNPLKEEMEFIDAIEHDVRWLGFDWGKHLYFASDYFETLYAYAEHLIRNGKAYVDDLSAEEIRAHRGTLTEPGRNSPYRDRPPEENLDLFRRMRAGEYPDGARVLRARIDMAAGNINLRDPVVYRILHAHHPRSGNAWCIYPTYDFAHGQSDAIEGITHSICTLEFEDHRPLYDWFIDNLPVSSRPRQYEFSRLNLTYTVLSKRVLTRLVRDRVVDGWDDPRMPTLAGLRRRGVPAAALRNFAERIGVAKANSTVDVALFDHCVRELLNRQALRRMAVLRPLKVVIETYPPGQNETVRALNNPEDPAAGTREVLFSRELFIEQDDFMEEPPKKFFRLAPGREVRLRYAYFIRCREVVKNEAGDVTELRCTHDPETRGGDAPDGRKVKATLHWVSAVDAAEACVRLYDHLFDRPDPGVEGDVIDDISPRSLVTLDGCRIEPAAARLPVGVPVQFERQGYFCLDSSSTTMRPVFNRTIGLRDTWAKIRSQRT; translated from the coding sequence ATGGATCAGCTACAGGAAAAAGCCGACATGCGGCGGGACTTCATTCGCGACATCGTCCGCGCAGATCTTGCGGCTGGTCGCTGCAACACCGTCGTCACTCGCTTTCCACCGGAGCCCAACGGCTACCTCCACATTGGTCACGCCAAGTCCATCTGTTTGAACTTCGGCATCGCCGGCGAGTTCGACGGCCGCTGCCACCTCCGGTTCGACGACACGAACCCTCTCAAAGAGGAGATGGAGTTCATCGACGCCATCGAACACGACGTGCGGTGGCTTGGCTTCGACTGGGGCAAACACCTCTATTTCGCTTCAGACTATTTCGAGACTCTTTATGCTTACGCGGAGCACCTCATCCGAAACGGAAAGGCGTACGTCGACGATCTGTCCGCCGAAGAGATCCGCGCCCATCGCGGAACGCTCACAGAGCCTGGCCGCAACAGCCCCTATCGCGATCGACCGCCAGAAGAGAATCTCGATCTCTTCCGCCGCATGCGCGCCGGTGAGTATCCGGACGGGGCGCGGGTTTTGCGCGCCAGAATCGACATGGCGGCGGGCAATATCAATTTGCGTGACCCGGTGGTGTACCGCATTCTACATGCTCACCATCCGCGAAGCGGCAATGCGTGGTGTATCTATCCGACCTATGACTTTGCGCATGGGCAGTCCGACGCGATAGAAGGCATCACCCATTCCATTTGCACGCTCGAGTTCGAAGATCATCGGCCCCTTTACGACTGGTTCATCGACAATCTGCCGGTTTCTTCGCGGCCGCGCCAGTATGAGTTCTCGCGGCTGAACCTCACTTACACCGTGCTGTCCAAGCGCGTGCTGACACGGTTGGTGCGCGATCGCGTCGTCGATGGATGGGACGACCCGCGCATGCCGACGCTCGCCGGCCTCCGTCGGCGCGGGGTTCCTGCTGCCGCACTGAGGAATTTCGCTGAGCGTATCGGTGTCGCGAAAGCCAACAGCACCGTCGACGTCGCCCTCTTCGACCACTGCGTTCGCGAATTGCTTAACAGGCAGGCCCTCCGTCGCATGGCGGTGCTGCGCCCGCTCAAGGTTGTGATCGAGACCTACCCGCCCGGCCAGAACGAAACCGTACGAGCACTGAATAATCCGGAGGACCCAGCCGCCGGCACCCGGGAGGTCCTGTTCTCGAGGGAACTGTTCATCGAACAGGACGACTTCATGGAGGAACCTCCGAAGAAGTTTTTCCGGCTTGCTCCCGGCCGTGAGGTCCGTTTGCGCTACGCCTATTTCATTCGCTGTCGGGAGGTGGTGAAGAACGAGGCTGGAGATGTCACGGAGTTACGCTGCACACATGATCCGGAAACTCGCGGTGGTGATGCGCCGGACGGTCGCAAAGTAAAGGCGACTCTGCATTGGGTCTCGGCTGTTGACGCCGCAGAGGCGTGCGTGCGGCTCTATGACCACTTGTTCGACAGGCCCGATCCGGGGGTGGAGGGCGACGTCATCGACGACATCAGTCCGCGGTCATTGGTAACACTCGATGGATGCCGGATCGAACCGGCCGCCGCAAGGCTTCCGGTCGGCGTGCCGGTGCAGTTCGAACGTCAGGGTTATTTCTGCCTCGATTCAAGCTCAACAACGATGCGCCCCGTATTCAACCGCACCATTGGCTTACGCGACACATGGGCCAAAATCAGAAGCCAGAGGACATGA